In the Euzebya rosea genome, one interval contains:
- a CDS encoding acetoacetate decarboxylase family protein: MTGYPAEPWDLRGTGAITMWHVDHDRLPVLPKGTRPLTVAGRAVVATAFVRYDERGLMGYHELLAAVVVRHGLRPALSITDIWVDSEVSMAGGRGLWGIPKQMATFDIGYRSWSASTADGLAAAAAVEPAGGPDVRLPFPLPGRVVQTLDGRTVASRIRAGGRVRRTRSTWEVPPAGPLGWLSGASPVVHIGAPDFAMTFGSAPRR; this comes from the coding sequence ATGACCGGCTACCCCGCCGAACCGTGGGACCTGCGTGGCACCGGCGCCATCACGATGTGGCACGTCGACCACGACCGGCTGCCGGTCCTGCCCAAGGGGACGCGCCCCCTCACCGTCGCGGGGCGCGCGGTCGTGGCCACGGCGTTCGTGCGCTACGACGAACGCGGACTAATGGGCTATCACGAGCTGCTGGCGGCGGTCGTCGTTCGCCACGGGCTGCGTCCGGCGCTGTCGATCACCGACATCTGGGTGGACAGCGAGGTGTCCATGGCCGGTGGACGTGGCCTGTGGGGCATCCCCAAGCAGATGGCCACCTTCGACATCGGGTACCGGTCCTGGTCGGCGAGCACCGCTGACGGGCTGGCCGCCGCTGCCGCCGTCGAACCCGCCGGCGGCCCGGACGTGCGCCTGCCGTTCCCGCTGCCGGGGCGGGTCGTGCAGACCCTCGACGGGCGGACGGTCGCCTCCCGCATCCGCGCCGGAGGACGTGTTCGCCGGACACGGTCGACCTGGGAGGTCCCCCCTGCCGGCCCCCTCGGGTGGCTGTCCGGCGCCTCCCCCGTGGTGCACATCGGCGCTCCTGACTTCGCCATGACCTTCGGCTCCGCACCACGACGCTGA
- a CDS encoding helix-turn-helix domain-containing protein — protein MLPLQRPAARAPDFPRGVGSTVLLVAHAADRGVPVEQVLAGSGLSSTDLVDTHRQVTAGQELRVVRNLLRDVARGEYAAEGRAVGRRYHVSTFGIFGFALLSSVTVLDAVDVALRFWDLSFAFALPVVEAEEGRLLIRLSTEGIPDDVVAFVHGRDTAAIETVLGELLPGRPAPRFVGGTLEVGPDYLANPLPQGDARTRAMYEGMCEELVASRRARSGVAQQVRVLVTQRLAEGAPMAAVAADLGMTERTLRRRLGVEGTSYRLLLEEVRESLATEMLATGRLAVEDVALRLGYAEASSFIAAFRRWTGRTPTAWQRDRP, from the coding sequence GTGCTGCCACTCCAACGACCGGCTGCCCGCGCTCCCGACTTCCCCCGCGGGGTCGGGTCGACGGTGCTGCTCGTCGCCCACGCCGCCGACCGGGGGGTCCCGGTCGAGCAGGTACTGGCCGGGTCGGGGCTGTCCTCGACCGACCTGGTCGACACACATCGACAGGTCACGGCGGGTCAGGAGCTGCGGGTCGTGCGCAACCTGCTGCGCGACGTCGCCCGAGGCGAGTACGCCGCGGAGGGTCGAGCGGTGGGCCGGCGATACCACGTCAGCACGTTCGGCATCTTCGGCTTCGCCCTGCTGTCGAGCGTCACCGTGCTGGACGCGGTCGACGTCGCGCTGCGGTTCTGGGACCTCTCCTTCGCCTTCGCCCTGCCGGTCGTCGAGGCGGAGGAGGGCCGCCTGCTGATCCGGCTGTCGACCGAGGGGATCCCCGACGACGTGGTGGCCTTCGTGCACGGCCGCGACACCGCGGCGATCGAGACGGTGCTCGGTGAGCTCCTGCCCGGTCGGCCGGCCCCGCGGTTCGTCGGCGGCACGCTGGAGGTGGGGCCGGACTACCTGGCAAACCCCCTCCCCCAGGGGGACGCGCGCACCCGGGCGATGTACGAGGGAATGTGCGAGGAGCTCGTGGCGTCCCGGCGGGCCCGGTCCGGCGTCGCCCAGCAGGTTCGGGTGCTGGTCACCCAGCGACTGGCCGAGGGGGCGCCGATGGCGGCGGTGGCCGCAGACCTGGGCATGACCGAGCGGACGCTGCGTCGCCGCCTCGGGGTGGAGGGGACCAGCTACCGGCTGCTGCTGGAGGAGGTCCGCGAGTCCCTGGCCACGGAGATGTTGGCCACCGGTCGGCTGGCGGTGGAGGACGTGGCGCTGCGGCTGGGGTACGCCGAAGCCTCCAGCTTCATCGCCGCCTTCCGCCGGTGGACCGGGCGGACCCCCACTGCCTGGCAGCGCGACCGTCCCTGA
- the purD gene encoding phosphoribosylamine--glycine ligase produces the protein MRVLVIGGGGREHALSWALARSASVDHVVCAPGNVGVDGVAERRPVDAEDPVAVVDLAREVEADLVVVGPEAPLVAGVVDALTEAGITAFGPTAAAARLEGSKTFAKEVMQAAGVPTAGYWSGTDPTEAKRALDAYAPPYVIKADGLAAGKGVRICADRAEAEQAIDDALVDRVFGDAGAALVIEEFLDGPECSLFGLSDGTRVVPLEPAQDFKRALDGDEGLNTGGMGAYSPVPAVGPDMVADIHARALQPVIDEMARRGTPFVGVLYAGLALTSNGPKIIEYNARFGDPETQVVLPRLTSDLGLLLLACARGDLTAAEPVTFGDDACVTVVMASEGYPASYPKGLPITGLDAADELDGVTVFHAGTAERDDEVVTAGGRVLAVSATGSSIPLARARAYMGVGTIDFQGAHHRTDIAASPTT, from the coding sequence ATGCGCGTACTCGTGATCGGCGGCGGTGGCCGCGAACATGCCCTTTCCTGGGCGCTGGCCCGGTCGGCCTCGGTCGACCACGTCGTCTGCGCTCCCGGCAACGTCGGGGTCGACGGCGTTGCCGAGCGGCGTCCGGTCGATGCCGAGGACCCCGTCGCTGTCGTGGACCTGGCCCGCGAGGTCGAGGCGGACCTCGTGGTCGTCGGCCCCGAGGCGCCGCTGGTCGCCGGCGTCGTCGACGCGCTGACCGAGGCGGGCATCACCGCGTTCGGTCCCACGGCCGCTGCGGCACGACTCGAGGGATCCAAGACCTTCGCCAAGGAGGTCATGCAGGCCGCGGGGGTGCCGACCGCCGGGTACTGGAGCGGCACCGACCCCACCGAGGCCAAGCGGGCCCTGGACGCCTACGCCCCGCCCTACGTGATCAAGGCCGACGGCCTCGCCGCGGGCAAGGGTGTGCGGATCTGCGCCGACCGCGCCGAGGCCGAGCAGGCCATCGACGACGCCCTTGTCGACCGGGTCTTCGGCGACGCCGGCGCGGCGCTAGTGATCGAGGAGTTCCTCGACGGCCCCGAGTGCTCGCTGTTCGGGTTGTCCGACGGCACGCGCGTGGTCCCGCTGGAGCCGGCGCAGGACTTCAAGCGTGCGCTGGACGGCGACGAAGGCCTGAACACCGGCGGCATGGGCGCCTACTCGCCGGTCCCCGCCGTCGGCCCGGACATGGTCGCCGACATCCACGCCCGGGCGCTGCAGCCCGTCATCGACGAGATGGCCCGGCGGGGCACCCCGTTCGTCGGCGTGCTGTACGCGGGGCTTGCCCTCACCAGCAACGGGCCGAAGATCATCGAGTACAACGCACGGTTCGGTGACCCCGAGACGCAGGTCGTGCTGCCCCGCCTGACCAGCGACCTCGGCCTGCTGCTCCTGGCCTGCGCGAGGGGTGACCTGACCGCGGCCGAGCCAGTCACGTTCGGCGACGACGCCTGCGTGACGGTGGTGATGGCCAGCGAGGGCTACCCCGCGAGCTACCCGAAGGGCCTGCCGATCACCGGGCTCGATGCCGCCGACGAGCTCGACGGCGTCACGGTCTTCCACGCCGGCACGGCCGAGCGGGACGACGAGGTCGTCACCGCCGGTGGCCGTGTGCTGGCCGTCAGCGCGACGGGCAGCTCGATCCCCCTGGCCCGTGCTCGGGCCTACATGGGCGTCGGCACGATCGACTTCCAGGGCGCCCACCACCGCACCGACATCGCCGCGTCCCCCACCACCTGA
- a CDS encoding flavin-containing monooxygenase encodes MAEPTTPRSRARTSPRVLVIGAGFGGLGLAMALHRAGHHDVTILERADDVGGVWRDNTYPQAACDVPSSLYSWSFAPQPTWSRRYSQQPDILDYIRRTAEEEGVLADVRTGMEVTAATFDESTRVWHVDTASGERFEADVLVPAVGQLSQPSIPAIPGAETFAGTAFHSARWRHDVDLTGTRVAVVGTGASAIQFVPGIVDDVGAMTVFQRSAPYVVPKPDRAYTGLHHRAFERWPATQQVGRRLTRSLSEWFNRSFEQGGVLQPLLRATWQATLWAQVRDPDLRERLVPDYPLGCKRVLFSNDWYPALDRDHVDVVTHDIVETRPEGLRTADGRIHEVDVIIWGTGFAATRFLDGIDVTGRDGLDLHDVWADGARAHLGLAVPGFPQLFVMYGPNTNLGGSSIIQMLEAQAGWIVQVVDAIAAGRVGCVDVRADVARAYDAEMQERLGESIWSACTSWYTDGGRITTNWPGLVAEYERRLAEVDFDELVEVGVPAAAGGVA; translated from the coding sequence ATGGCAGAGCCGACCACACCACGCAGCCGCGCCCGCACGTCCCCGAGGGTCCTCGTCATCGGCGCCGGGTTCGGGGGCCTCGGCCTCGCGATGGCGCTCCACCGGGCCGGGCACCACGACGTCACCATCCTCGAGCGGGCCGACGACGTGGGCGGGGTCTGGCGTGACAACACCTACCCGCAGGCAGCCTGTGACGTGCCGTCCTCGTTGTACTCGTGGTCCTTCGCCCCCCAGCCGACCTGGTCACGCCGCTACAGCCAGCAGCCCGACATCCTGGACTACATCCGCCGCACCGCGGAGGAGGAGGGGGTGCTGGCCGACGTGCGGACCGGCATGGAGGTGACGGCCGCGACCTTCGACGAATCCACCCGCGTGTGGCATGTCGACACCGCGTCCGGCGAGCGGTTCGAGGCCGACGTCCTGGTCCCCGCCGTCGGCCAGCTGTCCCAGCCGTCGATCCCCGCCATCCCCGGGGCCGAGACGTTCGCCGGGACGGCCTTCCACTCCGCCCGGTGGCGGCACGACGTCGACCTGACCGGCACGCGCGTCGCCGTGGTCGGCACCGGCGCCAGCGCCATCCAGTTCGTGCCCGGCATCGTCGACGACGTGGGCGCGATGACGGTGTTCCAGCGATCCGCCCCCTACGTCGTCCCCAAGCCCGACCGTGCCTACACCGGGCTGCACCACCGGGCGTTCGAGCGGTGGCCGGCCACCCAGCAGGTTGGGAGACGGCTGACCCGCAGCCTCTCGGAGTGGTTCAACCGCTCCTTCGAGCAGGGCGGTGTGTTGCAGCCCCTCCTGCGGGCCACCTGGCAGGCGACGTTGTGGGCGCAGGTTCGCGACCCCGACCTGCGCGAACGCCTGGTGCCGGACTATCCGCTCGGCTGCAAGCGCGTGCTGTTCTCCAACGACTGGTATCCGGCGCTGGACCGCGATCACGTCGACGTGGTCACCCACGACATCGTCGAGACCCGTCCCGAGGGGCTGCGCACCGCCGATGGCCGGATCCACGAGGTCGACGTGATCATCTGGGGCACTGGCTTCGCCGCCACCCGCTTCCTGGACGGCATCGATGTCACCGGCCGGGACGGGCTGGACCTGCACGACGTGTGGGCCGACGGTGCCCGGGCGCACCTGGGCCTGGCCGTGCCGGGGTTCCCCCAGCTCTTCGTGATGTACGGCCCCAACACCAACCTGGGCGGCTCCTCGATCATCCAGATGCTGGAGGCACAGGCGGGCTGGATCGTCCAGGTCGTGGACGCGATCGCCGCTGGCCGGGTCGGATGCGTCGACGTCCGTGCCGACGTCGCACGTGCCTACGACGCGGAGATGCAGGAACGGCTGGGCGAGAGCATCTGGAGCGCCTGCACGAGCTGGTACACCGACGGCGGCCGCATCACGACCAACTGGCCCGGCCTGGTCGCGGAGTACGAACGCCGCCTTGCCGAGGTCGACTTCGACGAGCTGGTGGAGGTCGGCGTGCCGGCCGCCGCCGGAGGTGTCGCATGA